The genomic DNA GCGGTACGTGCCCAGAACGGATCTTTGAGCATATCACGACCAACCAGAACGATGTCGGCGCGACCATTCTGCAAAATTTCTTCTGCCTGGCGACCTGTTTCAATCAGACCTACCGCACCGGTTTTGATATCCAGTTCACGGCGCAGTAACTCAGCAGCCGGGACCTGATATCCAGGATAGGTAGTTACCGGCACCATAGCGATTCCACCGCTTGAGCAGTCGAGCAAATCAATACCTTGCTCTTTCATCCATTTACCAAATACCACAAAGTCTTCAGGCCGGTTTCCACCTTCCATATAATCAGTCGTGGAAATGCGCATGAAAAGTGGACCGTTCCATTCGCTACGCACCACATCAATAACTTCACGCACAATACGGTAGCGGTTTTCGTGGCTTCCTCCGTATTCGTCGGTACGCTTGTTAGCTAGCGGAGATAAGAATTGGTTTAAAAGATAACCGTGGGCGCCGTGGATTTCGATAACATCGAAACCGGCTTCACGTGCCCGACGCGCGCCTTGTCGGAATGCCTCTACAACTTCCTTGATCTTTTCAACGCTCATGGCCTGAGGCACGCGAGACTGCGGCGTGAACGGAATCGCTGACGGGGCAATAGATGGCAGGTCAATGCCCAGCTGGCGACCAGCATGACCAATTTGTGCGCCAGCTTTGGCACCAAAACGGTGAATGGCGTCCGTCACGCGTGAAAGGCCCTCGATGTGGCTGTCGTCCCAGATACCAATATCACCGGGGCCGATCGGGCCATTTGGCAGAACGGAAGCTGTTTCCAGCATAATCAATCCCGCACCGCCCAAGGCACGAGCGCCGTAATGAATAACATGAAAATCATTCACACGACCATCTTCAGAAGCAGAGTGCATGCACATCGGGGACATGGCAATGCGGTTGCGGAATTCAACTCCATGAATGGTAATTGGTTCAAAAAGTAAGACAGACATTTATTCTCCGGAAAGTGTTTGATATTTGACCCGCTCAAAGTACCATATGATCAAATCTGGTTTATACGGTTATAAATTACCTATACTTACCAAAAGGTAACCAAAGAGAATTTATGAAAAAATTACGCAATTATGACTGTGCTCCTGGGTGCTCAATGGAGGCAGCGCTTCATATAATGGGAGGAAAGTGGAAAGGGGTTATCCTTTATCATCTCTTTAAAGACGGTACGCTACGTTTCAGTGAGCTTCAGCGGTGTATGACCAGTATCAACCAGCGACTGCTGACGAAGCAGTTACGCGAGCTTGAGGAGGACGGTCTGATCGTGCGTCAGGTTTATCCTGTTGTTCCGCCTAAAGTGGAGTATTCGCTGAGTGAAGAAGGTCGTGAGCTCAATAAAATTGTCATGGATTTGAGTATATGGGGCAGAAAGTGGCTGGAAAGACGAGGTCTAAAAACCGCCGTTGAAGAAGATATGGATGAATTGAAAGTGGTGTTGGGCGAATATGATGAAAATAGAGTTCAGTGATGATTCCTGAATTTACCTGTCAATTGTCAGACCCAACTATGCTGGCAGACAACGGTTTATGGGCCGCCACGTTCGGTACCGGCTTCCTGACTGCCTTCATGTCGTCGGTGATGAACAATATGCCGACGGTGCTGATTGGTGCGCTGTCCATTGAAGGGAGCACTGCGACTGGCGTCGTCAGAGAAGCAATGATTTACGCCAATGTGATTGGCTGCGATTTAGGTCCCAAAATTACCCCAATCGGGAGTCTGGCAACCCTGCTGTGGCTGCATGTACTGGCACAGAAAAACATGAGCATTACCTGGGGATATTACTTCCGGACAGGCATAATTATGACCCTGCCGGTGCTGTTCGTCACTCTGGCCGCGCTGGTATGGCGGCTCTCTGTCACTTTGTAATGAGATACTGATATGAGCAACATTACTATCTATCACAATCCTGCCTGTGGTACTTCACGTAACACGCTGGAGATGATCCGTAACAGCGGCACCGAACCAACAATTATTTATTATCTCGATACGCCACCGACACGAGAAGAGCTTACCTTGCTGATTTCAGAAATGGGGATTTCTGTACGTGCATTGCTGCGTAGGAATGTTGAGCCTTATGAGCAATTGGGTCTGGATGAAGATAAATTTTCTGATGCGCAATTGATCGATTTTATGCTTCAGCACCCGATCCTGATTAACAGGCCGGTAGTAGTGTCACCGTTAGGGACACGACTTTGCCGTCCCTCAGAAATTGTGCTGGATATTCTCCCTGAAGGTCAGAAAGGTTCTTTCACCAAAGAGGATGGAGAAAAGGTGACTGATGAGGCAGGAAGACGGTTTAAGTAACCTGGCTAGTTCACATTAGCGGACACCGGGCGTCCGTTCCTCGCTCATAGCGGACCTTAGCCTGCCATCAGTCCGCTGTGTCAGAAGCGGACGTTGCTTTCATCATGGTATGTTGGTTTACGGGGAGCAGGTCATAGGTTTGAATCTCTGCCTGAAAGCTACTCTCTTTGGCCCTCGGGGCTTATGAAGTTATCAGCTCACCGATAAGGACAGAATCACCTTCCCCTATCTGGCATAATGCTATATTCACAGCGGTTCGTTTAACGGGGGGATTTATGAATTCGGACGAGGATGACAATGAAAAAGCACTAGATCTCATTGGTAGTACTGCCCGCAGGCTGCTCAGTCACAAAGCCACAGTAGGGAAAGATGAATTGATTAATGCACTGGAACTGCTCAGAAAAAGCACCGCGGACCGGCGTGTGCGGGGAAACATCATAAAGGCGATTCAGATGCTGAGTCACCGGGTACACTGACCCGGTGAGGCAGAACGTAATAGTAGAAGTAAAAATGCCGGATAACTATCAGTACCCAATACTTTGCTGGCAAGAAAATTCGCGCGATAATCGCTTTATTTCAGCACTGCTATTACCGGAACAGAGGGCTGTGGCGAGAAGTCTGCTGGTCTGTCTGATTGCCTCTTTAATGATTTCACGACGGGCAGCCTCTGTCTCTACTTTAAGCATCTGTTTCAACTGTCGGGAAAGGGTGTAAGCGCTGAAGACATCGTCGTCCTCAAGCAGCGCTAATATGGCTTCGCCAATAACGATATTGATCTTTTCTTCTTCACTTCTGGACATATCAAACTTCCTGTTGCCCGGCGGTAAGAGTCCGTCGCAGCGGACAAGCAGTATTGCTTTTGAATGGTTATAGTTTTTGCCTGATTTCAGCAACAGCACTAACCTGGCTGAAACTATGAAATCATGCCTGCCCTGAGTGTAACAGAGTTGGACTAACCTGCCCGAAGTTTAATCAGCTCGGTCACCCCTTTTATTCCAGGCCCACCGGGGTGATGATGATTCTACGAGATCAAATAATGTGCATTTAGGTCTCATTAACGTTCTATTGTGCCAGAAGCAGACTGACCTCTGCTCGCCGTTGATTTACTCAGAACGCTATTAGCAACGTCCGCTTTTCGCTCATAGCGGACGTTTACTATCAAAGCAACCATCTTTGATTGAACTTCAAACACTCCTGCCCTTACCCACCTCCGAACCCCACAGATATTGCATAAACTATATCTGAAACCGACGCGCAGTCCGGTCGTGGAACTCACTGCTTTAATGCTTTTTCCGCTAATTTTTCAGGAAACGGGTCAGTTATAAGTAGCCGAGGAAGCGCCGTATGGGTAGCTGCCAGTCGTGATAGCCAGGGCATTCGCGCAGTGTACAAGACACAAACCAGCCCTCACAGTAAACGTTTGAAGCAACAGCTTTGTATCTGTCCAGAAAATAAAATTCGCGTGATTTATATCTATCGCTCCTCCGGCGTTCGCCATTTCAGAAGGCGTTGCAGTGCAGTTTCACCCTGCATAAGCTCTCTGGCAGCTTTGAGGCGTTCTCTCAGTTGCTCCTGAAGTCCAGCCAAGCAGACAATCAGGAAACCACTTTAAAGATTTCCCTGACTGATGCGTAAAGTGCCTTGAGCACAGTGTTTAGCCCTACTTGGCATCATATTCTGTCTGGTCATTGGTATTGATTGGGGATTTACATTGGGCGACTGATAGGCATTATGCCAGTACATTAGGCATGTGAGTTTTTAAAGGCTACGCCGGCGCAACAACGTCAAAGGGAGGAAACATTTAACAGGAATAGTGATGCTCCGCCGCATGGGGGAGCGATGTCAGTAAATGTTATGCATCTTCTGAGGTAAGGCCTACCACAAGACCCAGGCAGTTTCTCAGTGATTTCAGACAAGCATGGTCACTGGTGCTTTCCAGTTCACCAACCAGATAAAGGATGATGTCTTTGTTGGTCACCGATCCTTTTTCTGCAAGCATATGCTTAGTAAGCATACCCAGCATTTCTTTTTCCGCAGCATATTCATCGCCTGGACCCTGAAGAAATGCCTGCAGTTCATGATCCGTTTTACTCTGCTGCATATGACTAGTGTCCTTGTTAGGGTGCGAAAAATGACTTCTGCGATGCCGAAGCCGGTTTTTAATGCCGGGTAAGTTGTCTTACCTGGAAGTTCTGCTGTTAATGCTAATCACATTATCAGGACGGCCAGCTCCACGTATCGCCATTTCAGCCTGGATATCCTGAATCGCCAGCCTTGCAGCATGTGCGCGTTTGAGATCATCCGCGCTGCCATCCAGCACGGTCTGAAGTTTACCGAGCAGCCTGCGCCAGGAGATGTGAACCCCCTCATTGAATAGCGCAATAACAGCTTCGCCGATGAGAATATTGCATAGCTTATTTTCATCGCTGTTTTTCATGAAACTCTCTGCCCTTTTCGGGCGTGTACGTACGTGTTCAGTCCCGGTCAAACAGCAGTGCAATCAGCTGATGGTAATGCCGTTCTTCTTCGGGGCTGGAGGCATGCTCAAGACGTATAAGAAGCCTGGAGCAAATTGATTTACTGTTCAGATTGCGACCAGAACGAAGAATTTCTACTGCAACCGCGCCTAACGTTTCCAGCTGTGAAGGTAACGTTGCACGGCTGAAATATGCCGCGATTTCGTTAACCATGCTTGAAACGTAAATGTTCTGCGGCATGAATGACCCTCCCTGTATGTTAATTAATCAGCATGTCATCGGGCAAAGTTATACGCATCCAGAGAACTTGTACAGGAATTTCCGAGATAAAAAGGATTCTTTTAACGTGAATAAAATAAACACTTAATAAACATGCACTTGATAATAATTATATTTATGGCATTAAGTGCTGAAATTGTACAAACACCTCATTGTTTAATAAACCAGCCCCGAAGTCATGCAGCGAAGTCCTCTCCTGCCCTTAAAAAGGCAGGCACGAATCTGAGACTGATCGGCCAATTATTTGTCGACATCAAACAAGTCATTACCATTTTATATTAATTAATCTTAAGAGATGGTAGCTGTGCAAGGCTCTGGGGGTTCTCTGGCGAAGGTATAGAGTTCGATGCATACTGAGGGCAGATTTGAATCTGTACGCACTTCTCTTACCTGGGATACTGAGCCTGCAGTTGAGCAGAATGGCCTCTGAGGTGTCTGTTAAACCTGTGGCGATTCAATCGCTCTGTAGCACTCAATTTCACTTGCTGTGTCTCCCTTCTACTGGGCCTGAAAACACTTTGACTTTCAGCTGCGCGCATCTGGCCAACAAATTTCAAAGCTGGCTTGCATGATAATCAGTGGAGCGTATCTATTCCGCTGGCGTCCTTCAGAACTGAAGTTAGTTCTGTTGCCCTGAACGGCTTCATGTCATGCTTTGAGTTTCTCTTCAGAAGCATTTTAAGTCGGCTGATATGCGCTCTCGCCCTCTCAGGACTCACCGGTTCATAGATTTTTTCAAGTTGTGCACGCGGTGGGGGTATTGACTCCCCTTCGCGAATACGACGGGACATCTTTTCAAGCTCTTTTTCGCACGCCTTACGTAACTCACTCTCAGACAGATTATGTGATGTCATCTGGCTGTAAAGGCTCGTTACCATCCAGTAATGCGTATTATCCTGCCATGGATAGGCTTCAGGGGAATGATATAAACCCCGTTGTGCACAGTAACGCATGACCATGTCACAAAGCATATTTTCATCCGGCAGGCCTGCAGCGACATAGTCGCCCTTCCGGCACCAGCTGATGAACTGCCCGGGGGTTGGCCAGAACGGTGAAACGCTGGCACGCGCACGCTTCATCCCTGCAGAAAGCTGATGCCCCGAAGTAATGCCGTTTTCGATAAACGCAGCGACCCACTGACGTTTAGCTGTTGCTTCATCGCGTGGATGCTTTAACACCGTGCTGAAGGATGCGGGAAAGATAACCTTCAGACTGGCGAAGAGAGTATCCACCAGGCGCTCTGCGTTTGAGTCAATTAAACGGCTGCACTGCTGCTGGTCAGCCCCGCTCGGGCCAAAGTGACCGTTACGCAGTTCTTCGTCAAAATCCGGTTCTGGCTTCGTCATAAGAAATTATTCTCCCACTCGCTGCGATCGTTCCAGTGTGGCGTCCCTTTACCAGCAGGCACTATCTGGCCCCGCAAGGCGGCCTGTTTGTTCTGGTAGCTGAGCTTCTGGCTGGCCGTGATGAACCAGTGTCTGGGTCTCTGGTATGAGAATTCGATGTCGAGTTTTTGTAGCTCGTACACCAGGTCCAGATGTGCGTAAAGTTTTTGCCATGATGCAAAGTCTGCATGGTTAAGCTTCACGACTTTGCCCTCGAAGGCATAACGTGAAGGAAGCCATTCCCCCTGACACGTCGCCCTGGCGGCGGGTGTTTTATTTATAGGTTCTATGTTGGGTTCTAATGACTGATTCTGTGTCCCGTTTTTGGGATCGTTCAAAAGCCCGTTTTTGGGATCGTTCAAAAGACCGTTTTTGGGATCATTCGATGGCTTAATTGAAACAGGCCCGATTTTGGGAACATTCCCGTTTTTGGGACCATTACCTTTTACTGAACCCTCCCGTTTTTGGGCACATTTAAAATCGAGGTTCAGCTTCAGGACACGCACCCGTTTTGTGGGACCTTTCCGCTCACCGGTATCGGAAAGCAGACCATCCTCAATCATCTGATTGATCCATTTCCCGATAGTCTTTCTGTCGAGCCCTGTATCATTGACGAGCCTCATGATGCTGGGATAACAGCAGTGGTATTCGTCGGCCCGGTCAGCCAGTGAAAGGAGAAGTAGTTTTTGGGAAGCCTTGAGATTAAGACTCCAGGCCCAGTCTGTTGCTGCGCGACTCATTTAATATGTCCCTCCAAAATAAAAATTTTAAGAAGTTTCATTGCATTCTCGCTATGTGTGCAGAGGCTAAGATCTAACTCTCGTTGCAACTCTTGTCGCTTCCCTTCCCCCCTCACACTGAATTAAGCGAAGTCCTGAAACCACCAGCTCATGGACAGGATTGTCTGTGCTGATGCTCATCGCCTTCCTCATTACAGGTTCGTTCCAGTTCATACTCAGCAAACCTGATAGCGACCTTCATCAGCCAGCGATATTGTTCCTGGGGTATTTTCATCTCCCCCTTCATCACGAAATCCTCAATACCGCTGGCAGCCAGCGTTTCCATGATTTCCGGGTATTTTTCAGTGCGTCTCAAGATGGTTG from Pantoea sp. Lij88 includes the following:
- the namA gene encoding NADPH dehydrogenase NamA → MSVLLFEPITIHGVEFRNRIAMSPMCMHSASEDGRVNDFHVIHYGARALGGAGLIMLETASVLPNGPIGPGDIGIWDDSHIEGLSRVTDAIHRFGAKAGAQIGHAGRQLGIDLPSIAPSAIPFTPQSRVPQAMSVEKIKEVVEAFRQGARRAREAGFDVIEIHGAHGYLLNQFLSPLANKRTDEYGGSHENRYRIVREVIDVVRSEWNGPLFMRISTTDYMEGGNRPEDFVVFGKWMKEQGIDLLDCSSGGIAMVPVTTYPGYQVPAAELLRRELDIKTGAVGLIETGRQAEEILQNGRADIVLVGRDMLKDPFWARTAADNLDVKLPVPAQYTRYGSGWQRSQPRVAAADLDSTVER
- a CDS encoding helix-turn-helix domain-containing protein, which produces MKKLRNYDCAPGCSMEAALHIMGGKWKGVILYHLFKDGTLRFSELQRCMTSINQRLLTKQLRELEEDGLIVRQVYPVVPPKVEYSLSEEGRELNKIVMDLSIWGRKWLERRGLKTAVEEDMDELKVVLGEYDENRVQ
- the arsC gene encoding glutaredoxin-dependent arsenate reductase yields the protein MSNITIYHNPACGTSRNTLEMIRNSGTEPTIIYYLDTPPTREELTLLISEMGISVRALLRRNVEPYEQLGLDEDKFSDAQLIDFMLQHPILINRPVVVSPLGTRLCRPSEIVLDILPEGQKGSFTKEDGEKVTDEAGRRFK
- a CDS encoding biofilm development regulator YmgB/AriR family protein translates to MQQSKTDHELQAFLQGPGDEYAAEKEMLGMLTKHMLAEKGSVTNKDIILYLVGELESTSDHACLKSLRNCLGLVVGLTSEDA
- the ycgZ gene encoding regulatory protein YcgZ, producing the protein MPQNIYVSSMVNEIAAYFSRATLPSQLETLGAVAVEILRSGRNLNSKSICSRLLIRLEHASSPEEERHYHQLIALLFDRD
- a CDS encoding replication protein P, whose amino-acid sequence is MTKPEPDFDEELRNGHFGPSGADQQQCSRLIDSNAERLVDTLFASLKVIFPASFSTVLKHPRDEATAKRQWVAAFIENGITSGHQLSAGMKRARASVSPFWPTPGQFISWCRKGDYVAAGLPDENMLCDMVMRYCAQRGLYHSPEAYPWQDNTHYWMVTSLYSQMTSHNLSESELRKACEKELEKMSRRIREGESIPPPRAQLEKIYEPVSPERARAHISRLKMLLKRNSKHDMKPFRATELTSVLKDASGIDTLH
- a CDS encoding helix-turn-helix domain-containing protein, with translation MSRAATDWAWSLNLKASQKLLLLSLADRADEYHCCYPSIMRLVNDTGLDRKTIGKWINQMIEDGLLSDTGERKGPTKRVRVLKLNLDFKCAQKREGSVKGNGPKNGNVPKIGPVSIKPSNDPKNGLLNDPKNGLLNDPKNGTQNQSLEPNIEPINKTPAARATCQGEWLPSRYAFEGKVVKLNHADFASWQKLYAHLDLVYELQKLDIEFSYQRPRHWFITASQKLSYQNKQAALRGQIVPAGKGTPHWNDRSEWENNFL